A single window of Rhizobium sp. CCGE531 DNA harbors:
- a CDS encoding ABC transporter permease: protein MAEPPVLYNINSSLADLMARMRTGVPGAHMGLVILLILLVAGFSLFIPNFASIGTLQSFMYQMPLLGLLSLAMMAPLITGGLNLAIIATTNQCALLMAFTMQSLIPPASGTGTAIAVIALALVAGLVLCLLIGFVTGLLIAYTGVHPILITLGTKSLIDGISIYLTRGMALSGIPDGFSRIGTTTMVGVPMIFLLLIVVAVIVSLILRRTAFGVACAMIGSNIEAARYSAIDTRRVLVGVYVMSSVICFFAALVMLATFNSASADYAQSYLLVTILAAVLGGVDPFGGFGTAGGLMLALAILQVISSGFNQFGLSNYLTVAIWGGILIFVAMVQTARPYLMGLLPTRFLGPK from the coding sequence ATGGCTGAACCTCCAGTTCTCTATAACATCAACAGCAGCCTTGCCGACCTGATGGCGCGTATGCGGACGGGCGTTCCAGGCGCTCACATGGGTCTCGTCATCCTGCTGATTCTTCTGGTCGCCGGCTTTTCCCTGTTCATTCCGAATTTCGCTTCGATCGGCACGCTGCAATCCTTCATGTACCAGATGCCGCTGCTCGGACTTCTGTCTCTGGCAATGATGGCGCCGCTGATAACGGGCGGCCTCAATCTGGCGATCATCGCGACGACGAACCAGTGCGCGCTGCTGATGGCCTTCACCATGCAGAGCCTGATCCCGCCTGCTAGCGGCACCGGGACGGCAATTGCCGTGATCGCTCTGGCGCTTGTTGCCGGTCTCGTATTGTGCCTGCTCATCGGCTTCGTTACCGGCCTGCTCATTGCCTATACCGGCGTCCATCCGATCCTGATCACGCTCGGCACGAAGTCGCTGATCGACGGCATCAGCATCTATCTCACGCGCGGCATGGCACTGTCAGGCATACCGGACGGCTTCAGCCGTATCGGCACGACCACCATGGTCGGCGTGCCGATGATCTTTCTGCTGCTGATCGTCGTCGCCGTCATCGTCAGCCTCATATTGCGGCGCACCGCCTTCGGCGTCGCCTGCGCCATGATCGGCTCCAATATCGAGGCGGCGCGTTATTCGGCGATCGACACGCGCCGGGTGCTGGTCGGCGTCTACGTCATGTCGAGCGTGATCTGCTTCTTCGCCGCCCTGGTCATGCTGGCGACGTTCAATTCGGCCAGCGCGGATTATGCGCAATCCTATCTGCTGGTGACCATCCTTGCGGCCGTGCTCGGCGGCGTCGATCCGTTCGGCGGCTTCGGCACGGCCGGCGGCCTGATGCTGGCGCTCGCGATCCTGCAGGTGATATCCTCGGGCTTCAACCAGTTCGGCCTCAGCAACTATCTGACGGTCGCGATATGGGGTGGCATTCTCATCTTCGTCGCCATGGTTCAGACGGCGCGGCCCTATCTCATGGGGCTGCTGCCAACACGTTTTCTCGGTCCGAAATGA